In Nocardia sp. NBC_00403, one DNA window encodes the following:
- a CDS encoding methylated-DNA--[protein]-cysteine S-methyltransferase — translation MTAAIAIPHETVQPATTTADFAITETPIGPFTALVDADGAVLASGWTADAENLRGLIHPSLRPAELRHRDSLGEVTRAITAYHDGDLTAIDDIPVRQQSGEFLVHAWEVLRTVPAGSPITYTDYAVISGRPNATRAAANACARNAAALFVPCHRIFRIGGALGGFRWGLEVKRWLLNHESPTYQLGLSSLRTDPNS, via the coding sequence GTGACTGCTGCGATTGCAATTCCCCACGAAACTGTCCAACCAGCAACCACCACAGCTGATTTCGCAATCACCGAAACGCCGATCGGCCCATTCACGGCACTGGTGGATGCCGACGGGGCGGTATTGGCCTCCGGCTGGACCGCCGACGCCGAGAACCTGCGCGGGCTGATCCACCCGAGCCTGCGACCCGCCGAATTACGCCACCGTGATTCCCTCGGCGAAGTGACCCGAGCGATCACCGCCTATCACGACGGTGATCTGACGGCGATCGACGACATTCCCGTCCGCCAGCAATCCGGCGAATTCCTCGTGCACGCGTGGGAAGTGCTGCGGACCGTCCCCGCGGGGAGCCCGATCACCTACACCGACTATGCCGTGATCTCCGGCCGCCCCAACGCCACCCGCGCGGCCGCCAACGCCTGTGCGCGCAACGCCGCCGCCCTCTTCGTCCCCTGCCATCGCATCTTCCGCATCGGTGGCGCTCTCGGCGGCTTCCGCTGGGGACTGGAGGTGAAGCGCTGGCTGCTCAACCACGAAAGCCCCACGTATCAGCTGGGACTGAGCAGTCTGAGGACCGACCCGAATTCCTGA
- a CDS encoding DNA-3-methyladenine glycosylase 2 family protein codes for MVGVTITALDFERCYRAVSTKDSRFDGQFFTAVRTTGIYCRPSCPAITPKPTNVTFLPTAAAAQQAGYRACRRCLPDAAPGSPLWNTRADLAARAMRLIGDGVIERGGVPALAATLGYSQRQLTRVLTTELGAGPLALARAHRAHTARLLIQTTSMPMSDIAFAAGFASIRQFNDTVREVFAVSPTTMRTEAQRVTRSGNGQVVAPTNGSLTLRLPYREPLDRAWLEWFLSSHVAPGMELWEDRAYTRNLRTPHGHATIRLSFQSDHVRAELALHDMRDLAPTVARVRHLLDLDADPVGIDEALGAGPAAVPTEQSRVTRLDYETVASRRAAAHRPDAAEFIPDGADLPDAGTAPAQHPFNVGVTVRTTDHRQPAFTPGIRVPGCLDGPELLLRTMIGQQISVSAAATHTARLVEALGEHVDGPVPLLFPTPDAIAERGAEVLTGPARRIRSILAVAEALAAGELVLHQGRTATDLRRELMGLDGVGPWTADYVTMRLLADPDILLDTDLVVRQGAGLLGLDLTDTSRWAPWRSYLSMHLWKTALAGRGTKAAARSKPRTNS; via the coding sequence GTGGTTGGGGTGACGATCACGGCATTGGATTTCGAGCGCTGCTACCGGGCGGTGTCCACCAAGGACTCCCGCTTCGACGGCCAGTTCTTCACGGCGGTGCGCACCACCGGAATCTATTGCCGCCCTTCGTGTCCGGCGATCACGCCGAAGCCGACCAATGTGACCTTCCTGCCGACGGCCGCGGCAGCACAACAGGCCGGATATCGCGCATGCCGCCGCTGTCTGCCCGATGCCGCGCCGGGATCGCCGCTCTGGAACACCCGCGCAGATCTGGCCGCCCGAGCGATGCGGCTCATCGGTGACGGCGTCATCGAACGCGGCGGGGTGCCCGCGCTTGCCGCAACGCTCGGCTACTCGCAACGCCAGCTGACCCGGGTGCTCACCACCGAGCTCGGCGCCGGGCCGCTGGCCTTGGCGCGAGCGCACCGCGCGCACACGGCCCGGCTGCTGATCCAGACCACCAGCATGCCGATGTCCGACATCGCCTTCGCCGCCGGATTCGCCAGTATCCGTCAGTTCAACGACACCGTGCGCGAAGTGTTCGCGGTCAGCCCAACCACCATGCGCACCGAGGCCCAGCGGGTGACGCGCTCGGGGAACGGTCAGGTGGTCGCGCCGACGAATGGTTCGCTGACACTGCGGTTGCCCTACCGGGAGCCGCTGGATCGGGCGTGGCTGGAGTGGTTCCTGTCTTCACATGTGGCCCCCGGGATGGAGCTGTGGGAGGACCGCGCCTACACGAGAAACCTGCGCACGCCGCACGGGCACGCAACGATCCGGCTGAGCTTCCAAAGCGACCATGTGCGCGCCGAACTGGCGCTGCACGATATGCGTGACCTGGCCCCGACCGTCGCGCGCGTACGCCATCTGCTGGATCTGGACGCCGACCCGGTCGGCATCGATGAGGCGCTCGGTGCCGGTCCCGCCGCTGTGCCGACGGAGCAGAGCCGGGTGACCCGATTGGACTACGAAACGGTGGCCTCGCGGCGAGCGGCGGCACACCGCCCCGACGCTGCGGAGTTCATACCCGACGGTGCCGACCTGCCCGACGCGGGGACCGCACCCGCACAGCACCCGTTCAATGTCGGTGTGACCGTACGCACCACTGATCACCGTCAGCCTGCCTTCACACCGGGAATCCGGGTGCCCGGGTGCCTGGATGGACCGGAGTTGTTGCTACGCACCATGATCGGGCAACAGATCTCGGTCTCCGCGGCCGCCACCCACACCGCGCGGCTGGTCGAGGCACTCGGCGAGCACGTGGATGGACCGGTGCCGTTGCTCTTCCCGACTCCCGACGCGATCGCCGAACGCGGCGCGGAGGTACTGACCGGCCCCGCGCGGCGTATCCGCTCGATCCTCGCCGTCGCCGAGGCACTCGCCGCAGGCGAGCTCGTGCTGCACCAAGGCCGCACCGCAACGGATTTGCGGCGCGAACTCATGGGTCTCGATGGTGTCGGACCGTGGACCGCCGACTACGTCACCATGCGCCTGCTCGCCGACCCGGACATCCTGCTCGATACCGACCTGGTGGTACGGCAGGGCGCCGGCCTGCTCGGCCTCGACCTCACCGACACCTCCCGCTGGGCGCCGTGGCGTTCGTATCTGTCCATGCACCTGTGGAAGACGGCACTGGCGGGCCGCGGCACCAAGGCGGCGGCTCGTTCGAAGCCACGCACCAACTCCTGA
- a CDS encoding carbon starvation CstA family protein — protein sequence MATIEYLRTDPELPPVGVVDRSPITPAKKAVFAVIAVLGAVAWAVVAIARGENVNAVWIVIAAVCSYVIAFQFYARLIEYKITKPRDDVATPAEEMENGKDYMPMDRRVLFGHHFAAIAGAGPLVGPVLAAQMGYLPGTIWIIVGVVFAGAVQDYLVLWASSKRRGRSLGQMARDELGPIGGVAAIVAVLVIMMILLAVLGIVVVQALAAVKGADGQLHGGSPWGVFSIGMTIPIALFMGVYLRYVRPGRVGEVSVVGFALLLLAIISGRWVSESGWGRDLFTLSGTTIAWMLILYGFVASVLPVWLLLAPRDYLSTFMKIGTIGLLAIGIVITMPVLKAPAVSEFAHTGNGPSFAGSLFPFLFITIACGALSGFHSLVSSGTTPKLLEKQSHARMIGYGGMLMESFVAIMAIITASIIDQHLYFAMNAGAGLTGGTADKAAAYTNSLGLSGDPITAAELTRAATEVGETSIVSRTGGAPTLAVGMSQVMSQFLGGSGMKAFWYHFAIMFEALFILTTIDAGTRVARFMLSDSLGNLGGPAKKFKDPSWRPGAWICSAVVVAAWGSVLLMGVTDPLGGIYTLYPLFGISNQLLAAIALTVVLTILIKKGLVKWAWIPALPLIWDLTVTMTASWQKIFSADPKLGYWKQHSNYSTARDAGKLLAPAKNVDDMDKIVRNTFIQGSLSIIFAVLVLIVAVVGVVVCVRAWRAGGGPSSESPEEPSKIFAPRGFIATPAEKEVQKEWDALIESGQVRAPGAAHARGH from the coding sequence ATGGCGACAATCGAATATTTACGGACCGATCCCGAATTGCCGCCCGTCGGCGTTGTCGATCGGTCTCCGATAACCCCGGCCAAGAAGGCGGTGTTCGCCGTCATCGCGGTTCTCGGCGCGGTCGCGTGGGCCGTGGTCGCCATCGCACGAGGCGAGAACGTCAACGCCGTGTGGATCGTGATCGCGGCGGTCTGTAGCTACGTGATCGCTTTCCAGTTCTACGCAAGGCTCATCGAATACAAGATCACCAAGCCGCGCGACGACGTGGCAACGCCCGCTGAAGAAATGGAAAACGGCAAGGACTATATGCCGATGGACCGGCGGGTGCTCTTCGGACACCACTTCGCCGCCATCGCGGGCGCTGGTCCGCTGGTCGGTCCGGTGCTCGCCGCGCAAATGGGCTACCTGCCGGGCACGATCTGGATCATCGTCGGCGTCGTTTTCGCGGGTGCGGTGCAGGACTACCTGGTGCTGTGGGCCTCGTCGAAGCGCCGCGGCCGTTCGCTCGGGCAGATGGCCCGTGACGAGCTCGGCCCGATCGGCGGCGTCGCGGCGATCGTTGCGGTGCTGGTGATCATGATGATCCTGCTCGCGGTGCTCGGCATCGTGGTCGTGCAGGCGCTCGCCGCGGTCAAGGGCGCGGACGGCCAACTGCACGGTGGCAGCCCGTGGGGCGTGTTCTCCATCGGCATGACCATCCCGATCGCCCTTTTCATGGGCGTCTACCTGCGGTACGTGCGACCGGGCCGGGTCGGGGAGGTCTCCGTTGTCGGGTTCGCACTGTTGCTGCTCGCCATTATTTCCGGGCGCTGGGTCTCCGAGTCCGGTTGGGGCCGTGACCTGTTCACCCTGTCCGGCACCACCATCGCGTGGATGCTGATCCTCTACGGCTTCGTCGCCTCGGTGCTGCCGGTGTGGCTGCTGCTCGCACCGCGCGATTACCTGTCGACCTTCATGAAGATCGGCACCATCGGCCTGCTCGCCATCGGCATCGTGATCACCATGCCGGTGCTGAAGGCCCCCGCGGTGTCGGAGTTCGCGCACACCGGCAACGGTCCGTCCTTCGCCGGCAGTCTGTTCCCGTTCCTGTTCATCACCATCGCGTGTGGTGCGCTGTCGGGATTCCACTCCCTTGTCTCCTCCGGCACCACGCCCAAGCTGCTGGAGAAGCAGTCGCACGCGCGGATGATCGGCTACGGCGGCATGCTGATGGAGTCGTTCGTCGCGATCATGGCGATTATCACCGCCAGCATCATCGACCAGCACCTGTACTTTGCGATGAACGCGGGCGCCGGGCTCACCGGCGGAACCGCCGACAAGGCGGCCGCCTACACCAATTCGCTCGGGCTCAGCGGTGACCCCATCACCGCCGCAGAACTCACCAGGGCCGCGACCGAGGTCGGCGAGACCAGCATCGTCTCGCGCACCGGTGGCGCGCCGACGCTGGCGGTGGGTATGTCCCAGGTGATGTCGCAGTTCCTCGGCGGCTCCGGCATGAAGGCGTTCTGGTACCACTTCGCGATCATGTTCGAAGCGCTGTTCATCCTCACCACGATCGACGCGGGCACCCGTGTCGCGCGCTTCATGCTCTCGGACTCCCTCGGCAATCTCGGCGGCCCCGCCAAGAAGTTCAAGGACCCGTCGTGGCGGCCCGGCGCGTGGATCTGCTCGGCCGTCGTGGTCGCCGCATGGGGTTCGGTGCTGCTGATGGGTGTCACCGATCCACTGGGCGGCATCTACACGCTGTATCCGCTGTTCGGCATTTCCAACCAGCTGCTCGCGGCAATCGCGCTGACCGTTGTGCTGACCATTCTGATCAAGAAGGGCCTGGTCAAGTGGGCCTGGATCCCGGCGCTGCCGCTGATCTGGGATCTGACAGTGACCATGACCGCGTCCTGGCAGAAGATCTTCTCGGCCGATCCGAAGCTGGGATACTGGAAGCAGCACAGTAACTACAGCACGGCCCGCGATGCCGGAAAGCTGTTGGCGCCTGCCAAGAATGTCGACGACATGGACAAGATCGTGCGCAACACGTTCATCCAGGGCAGTTTGTCGATCATCTTCGCGGTGCTCGTGCTGATCGTGGCGGTGGTCGGCGTCGTGGTCTGTGTGCGCGCGTGGCGTGCGGGCGGCGGCCCGAGCAGCGAATCACCGGAGGAACCCTCGAAAATCTTCGCGCCACGTGGGTTCATCGCCACTCCCGCGGAGAAGGAAGTACAGAAGGAATGGGACGCCCTGATCGAATCGGGGCAGGTCCGCGCGCCGGGCGCCGCACACGCCCGAGGGCATTGA
- a CDS encoding YbdD/YjiX family protein gives MRALGWWFNSVLGGQDYQRYIAHLRRAHPGCEIPTEREYWRTRHADADRNPSNRCC, from the coding sequence GTGCGCGCGCTCGGCTGGTGGTTCAACTCAGTTCTCGGCGGTCAGGACTATCAGCGCTATATCGCGCACCTGCGCCGAGCCCATCCCGGCTGCGAAATCCCCACCGAACGGGAGTACTGGCGTACCCGCCACGCCGACGCCGATCGCAACCCCAGCAACCGCTGCTGCTGA
- a CDS encoding VOC family protein has translation MTNPTTATSTTRTATAIWPCLIFRDARAMSAFLVEAFGFEETGVYAREDDPSIVEHGELRWPLGGGIMFGSHGRDDTVFGQRSPGNDSTYVVCDNPDDLFARATAAGAEVVRGLRDEDYGSRGFTVRDPEGNVWSFGTYWGE, from the coding sequence ATGACAAATCCCACGACAGCAACCAGCACCACCCGCACCGCCACCGCGATCTGGCCCTGCCTGATCTTCCGTGACGCTCGCGCCATGTCCGCGTTCCTCGTCGAGGCCTTCGGCTTCGAGGAAACCGGCGTCTATGCCCGCGAGGATGACCCGTCGATCGTCGAACACGGCGAGCTACGCTGGCCGCTCGGCGGCGGCATCATGTTCGGCTCCCACGGCCGCGACGACACTGTGTTCGGACAGCGCTCCCCCGGCAACGACTCCACCTACGTCGTCTGCGACAACCCCGACGACCTCTTCGCACGCGCGACCGCCGCGGGAGCCGAGGTGGTGCGCGGCCTGCGCGATGAGGACTACGGCTCTCGCGGCTTCACCGTCCGCGATCCCGAAGGCAATGTCTGGAGCTTCGGCACCTATTGGGGCGAGTAG
- a CDS encoding carbohydrate ABC transporter permease — MRAPACAPATEIGVAVRGSRVQRAILRRTLRGTLGYVALVGIAWCALAPILWALSGSLKRDGEITDPTLLPAQPQWSNYREIFDLLPLGRMLLNTTVYALCVTAGQVFFCALAGYAFARLRFRGRDALFLAYLGTLMVPLTVTVIPQFLIMRAFGWVDTPWAMIVPGLFGSAFGTYMMRQFFRTLPAELEEAAIIDGCTTWQVFWRVLLPHTRPALMVLAVLTWIGVWNDFLWPLVMIQRNEIATATLGLVRLQGQYHTQWPILMAATMVLLAPLLVIYAIAQKSFVSGIAQSGMGGR; from the coding sequence ATGCGAGCCCCCGCCTGTGCACCGGCCACCGAGATCGGTGTCGCTGTCCGGGGCAGTCGGGTTCAGCGGGCAATCCTCCGGCGTACCCTGCGGGGCACCCTCGGCTATGTTGCTCTGGTAGGTATCGCCTGGTGCGCGCTCGCCCCGATCCTGTGGGCGCTGTCGGGCTCACTGAAGCGTGACGGCGAGATCACCGATCCGACACTGCTGCCCGCGCAACCGCAATGGTCGAACTATCGCGAGATCTTCGATCTGCTGCCGCTGGGCCGGATGTTGCTCAACACCACCGTCTATGCGCTGTGCGTCACCGCGGGACAGGTCTTCTTCTGCGCGCTGGCCGGATATGCCTTCGCCCGCCTGCGATTTCGCGGTCGCGACGCCTTGTTTCTCGCCTATCTCGGCACCCTCATGGTGCCGCTGACCGTCACGGTGATCCCGCAGTTTCTGATCATGCGCGCGTTCGGCTGGGTGGACACCCCATGGGCGATGATCGTGCCCGGCCTGTTCGGCAGCGCGTTCGGCACCTACATGATGCGCCAATTCTTCCGCACCCTGCCCGCGGAGCTCGAGGAAGCGGCCATCATCGACGGTTGCACCACCTGGCAGGTCTTCTGGCGCGTCCTGCTCCCGCACACCCGCCCCGCCCTCATGGTGCTGGCCGTCCTCACCTGGATCGGCGTCTGGAACGACTTCCTCTGGCCGCTGGTGATGATCCAGCGCAACGAGATTGCCACCGCCACTTTGGGTTTGGTGCGATTGCAAGGCCAATACCACACCCAATGGCCGATCCTGATGGCCGCCACCATGGTTCTGCTCGCCCCGCTGCTGGTGATCTACGCGATCGCGCAGAAGTCCTTCGTCAGCGGCATCGCACAGTCGGGAATGGGCGGCCGCTGA
- a CDS encoding AraC family transcriptional regulator encodes MEPTTEVVTARPAPALAAFIDRYVGYRMSGFAPGLHRGLPSRHMTFIVAIGHTIDVVAQTDPRQTPDNYGCVLSGLQASSATIAHDGFQEGVSIALTPLGCRTLFGMPAGELWNLSMEFADVIGLAGRQLWEQIQTLPAWPDRFAACDRALTDLACHDRVVTPELTWAWRTLVDTGGTAPIGPLAEKIGWSRQHLARRFGAEFGLGPKLAARVARFERARHMIERTPSFVSIAQVAATCGYYDQAHLNRDFADLAGCSPTTWLAEEIPSVQDDAGFAG; translated from the coding sequence ATGGAGCCGACCACCGAAGTGGTGACGGCACGACCCGCACCCGCGCTCGCGGCCTTCATCGACCGCTACGTCGGCTACCGCATGTCCGGGTTCGCGCCCGGACTGCATCGGGGACTGCCGTCGCGGCACATGACGTTCATCGTCGCCATCGGGCACACCATCGACGTTGTCGCGCAAACCGATCCGCGACAGACACCCGACAATTACGGCTGCGTGCTCAGCGGCCTGCAGGCCAGCAGTGCGACCATCGCCCACGACGGTTTTCAAGAGGGCGTGTCGATCGCCCTGACTCCACTGGGCTGTCGCACCCTGTTCGGCATGCCCGCGGGCGAACTCTGGAACCTGTCGATGGAATTTGCGGATGTGATCGGCCTGGCCGGGCGCCAACTGTGGGAGCAAATCCAGACATTGCCCGCCTGGCCGGATCGCTTCGCCGCGTGCGATCGCGCACTGACCGATCTGGCCTGCCATGATCGGGTGGTGACGCCCGAATTGACCTGGGCCTGGCGGACTTTGGTCGATACCGGCGGCACCGCGCCCATCGGTCCGCTGGCCGAGAAGATCGGCTGGAGTCGGCAGCACCTGGCCCGCCGTTTCGGCGCGGAGTTCGGCCTCGGCCCGAAGCTGGCCGCGCGGGTCGCCCGATTCGAACGTGCGCGACACATGATCGAACGCACCCCGTCCTTCGTGAGCATTGCCCAGGTCGCGGCCACCTGTGGCTACTACGACCAGGCCCACCTCAACCGCGACTTCGCGGACTTGGCCGGCTGCAGCCCGACGACCTGGCTGGCCGAGGAGATTCCATCCGTCCAAGACGACGCGGGGTTCGCCGGATGA
- a CDS encoding ABC transporter substrate-binding protein: MHPPQLDSTQPAPPVRQLRRRTLLASALAAPLLATGCGADDDALTFFFGARPQEARVRQRIIQEFQKTHPDIKIRTIVSGPDALQQMLTYCAGGKCPDIIMAWELLYASLAERGVLLDLNPLLQRDAEHAAALRSDGFPTLYDTFTYSGGQYALPEQWSGVFLYYNRQLFAEAGPTPPARWTEAWSFAEFLDTTKALTHRESSGRTRQWGFTDAWVPYFSAACFGMNNGVEWFTPSVGPTRTNLGDPRFAEGFQFYADLAVRHHVAPRVADQQSVSAPDLFRRGKAGMMMGGHWLYSEFVGKKDLDVDLTVLPVGPHGGPGAITDVGCTGLSIAADSPRIEQAWEFVKFATGPVGQAIIAASGLFVPVLKSAMGSRGFADAHREIRNLEVLTGGPAGSRPLPVTPAWGKVSALLERGGNRVLRGAATAASLNGDFTTDINALLEPTT; the protein is encoded by the coding sequence ATGCATCCACCTCAGCTGGATTCAACGCAACCCGCCCCGCCGGTTCGGCAGCTACGCCGGCGCACGCTGCTGGCTTCGGCCCTGGCCGCGCCGCTGCTCGCCACCGGGTGCGGCGCCGACGACGACGCCTTGACCTTCTTCTTCGGCGCCCGGCCACAGGAAGCGCGGGTCCGGCAGCGGATCATTCAGGAATTCCAGAAAACCCACCCGGACATCAAGATTCGCACCATTGTGTCGGGGCCCGATGCGCTGCAGCAGATGCTCACCTATTGTGCGGGCGGCAAATGTCCCGACATCATCATGGCCTGGGAACTGCTCTACGCCAGTCTCGCCGAGCGCGGCGTGCTCCTGGACCTCAACCCGTTGCTCCAGCGCGACGCCGAGCACGCCGCCGCGCTGCGAAGTGACGGATTCCCGACGCTGTATGACACATTCACCTATTCCGGTGGGCAATACGCGCTGCCCGAGCAGTGGTCCGGGGTGTTCCTCTATTACAACCGGCAGCTGTTCGCCGAGGCCGGACCAACTCCGCCCGCCCGCTGGACCGAGGCGTGGAGTTTCGCTGAATTCCTCGACACGACAAAGGCTCTCACCCACCGCGAGTCCTCGGGCCGAACGCGGCAATGGGGCTTCACCGACGCCTGGGTGCCGTACTTCTCGGCGGCCTGCTTCGGCATGAACAACGGGGTGGAGTGGTTCACGCCGTCGGTGGGGCCGACCAGAACCAATCTCGGCGATCCCCGGTTCGCCGAGGGATTCCAGTTCTACGCCGATCTCGCGGTGCGGCATCACGTCGCGCCGAGAGTCGCTGACCAGCAATCGGTTTCGGCGCCCGACCTGTTCCGGCGTGGCAAGGCCGGGATGATGATGGGCGGGCACTGGCTGTACTCCGAATTCGTCGGCAAGAAGGACCTCGATGTCGATCTCACGGTGCTGCCGGTCGGTCCACATGGTGGTCCCGGCGCGATCACCGATGTGGGATGCACCGGTCTGTCCATCGCGGCGGACAGCCCGCGCATCGAACAGGCCTGGGAATTCGTCAAATTCGCGACCGGCCCGGTAGGCCAGGCCATCATCGCCGCCTCGGGTCTGTTCGTCCCCGTCCTGAAATCGGCCATGGGTTCGCGCGGTTTCGCCGACGCGCACCGCGAAATCCGCAACCTGGAAGTCCTCACCGGCGGCCCCGCCGGCTCCCGCCCACTCCCGGTCACCCCCGCCTGGGGCAAGGTTTCGGCCCTGCTCGAACGCGGCGGCAACCGAGTCCTCCGCGGCGCCGCCACCGCGGCTTCCCTCAACGGCGACTTCACCACCGACATCAACGCCCTCCTGGAGCCCACCACATGA
- a CDS encoding carbohydrate ABC transporter permease, giving the protein MARQRERAGWLFVAPNLAAVGVFLLFPLGFSLYLSFHAWDLFSAPRFVGLANYRRLFAADPLFLIALRNTAAFTVLTLVPTVVIGLGVAAVLNRKLMGIGIFRTIAFLPLVASTVAMAVVWRFIFTSDDGLLNIVFGWVGIDPLPWLIDPDWALVSLSIVTVWKSVPFATVILLAAMQGVPETLYEAAKIDGAGGLRRFWSITVPLIRGPLSFVFVITIISSVQAFDQAYALTGGNGGPETGTYLLGIMLFQNAFSFYEVGYAAALAWVIFAILLVVTLVQLRFARREEIEL; this is encoded by the coding sequence CTGGCCCGGCAGCGAGAGCGGGCGGGATGGTTGTTCGTGGCGCCGAACCTGGCGGCGGTGGGGGTATTTTTGCTTTTTCCGTTGGGGTTTTCGCTGTATTTGAGCTTTCACGCGTGGGATTTGTTCAGTGCGCCCCGCTTCGTGGGGTTGGCGAACTATCGGCGGTTGTTCGCGGCGGATCCGCTGTTTCTCATCGCGTTACGGAATACGGCGGCTTTCACGGTGCTGACGCTGGTGCCGACGGTGGTGATCGGGTTGGGCGTCGCCGCGGTGCTCAACCGAAAGTTGATGGGTATCGGCATCTTTCGGACCATCGCGTTTCTACCGTTGGTGGCTTCCACCGTGGCCATGGCTGTGGTGTGGCGGTTCATTTTCACCAGTGACGACGGGCTGCTCAACATCGTGTTCGGCTGGGTCGGTATCGATCCGCTGCCGTGGTTGATCGATCCGGACTGGGCGCTGGTGTCGCTGAGCATCGTGACCGTGTGGAAGAGCGTGCCTTTCGCGACGGTGATCCTGCTGGCCGCCATGCAGGGGGTGCCGGAGACGCTGTACGAGGCGGCGAAGATCGACGGGGCCGGTGGGCTGCGGCGGTTCTGGTCGATCACGGTGCCGCTGATTCGCGGACCGCTGTCGTTCGTCTTCGTCATCACGATCATCAGCTCGGTGCAGGCCTTCGACCAGGCGTATGCGCTGACCGGCGGTAACGGCGGGCCGGAGACGGGCACCTATCTGCTCGGAATCATGCTGTTCCAGAACGCATTCAGCTTCTATGAGGTCGGGTACGCGGCGGCGCTGGCCTGGGTGATCTTCGCGATCCTGCTGGTGGTGACCTTGGTGCAGTTGCGGTTCGCGCGGCGCGAGGAGATCGAATTGTGA